One stretch of Dokdonia sp. Hel_I_53 DNA includes these proteins:
- the brnQ gene encoding branched-chain amino acid transport system II carrier protein produces MRFTKQTFITSFALFSLFFGAGNLILPPFLGYNGGSSWFLVLLGFAVSAVVIPILAIYGHARLQGTMIDFAHKVSPLFALIYCFIVYAISIALPAPRTASVAYEMAIQPYFEISSWVWSSVYFALVLLFALNRSKVMDLVGKYLTPAILAILLLVIGIGIFMDHEPLQTSVFENAFVNGILEGYQTFDAIGGVVVGGVVVISLGYTRGTAAQNRKILTNAGVIAGLGLLIIYGGLIYLGALQSGGLENTDRTTLLAFLSKTTLGNIGSSILAVLVSLACFTTAVGIVTGTADFVKGIFHNSQVAYKLTAILGAILGVVMGQLNVMSIIAVAVPALMFIYPVTIVLILLNTFPKRYASPLVFRGVILVIILFSSPDFWSSIGFGEQMLPIQKALPLGTDSLGWLLPSFIIFIVINVYTLSRKRS; encoded by the coding sequence ATGAGATTCACCAAACAAACTTTTATAACATCTTTCGCTTTATTTTCCCTCTTTTTTGGAGCAGGTAACCTCATATTACCACCTTTTTTGGGGTATAATGGAGGGAGTTCTTGGTTTTTAGTGTTGCTTGGATTTGCTGTGTCAGCTGTGGTTATTCCTATATTAGCAATTTATGGTCATGCACGATTACAGGGGACTATGATAGATTTTGCTCATAAAGTTTCTCCACTTTTTGCATTAATTTATTGTTTTATAGTCTATGCAATCTCCATTGCATTACCCGCTCCACGTACCGCATCTGTAGCTTATGAAATGGCTATTCAGCCCTATTTTGAAATATCAAGTTGGGTGTGGAGTAGTGTATATTTTGCGCTCGTATTACTTTTTGCACTTAATAGATCAAAGGTCATGGATCTAGTAGGTAAATATCTTACTCCAGCTATACTTGCGATACTACTACTTGTAATAGGTATTGGAATTTTCATGGATCATGAGCCATTACAAACTTCTGTTTTTGAAAACGCATTTGTGAATGGAATTTTGGAAGGTTATCAGACCTTTGATGCCATAGGGGGTGTTGTAGTGGGAGGTGTTGTAGTTATCTCTTTGGGCTATACACGAGGTACGGCAGCACAAAATAGGAAAATCTTAACCAATGCAGGAGTCATAGCAGGCCTAGGCTTACTTATTATTTACGGCGGATTAATTTACCTAGGTGCTTTACAAAGCGGTGGTTTAGAAAACACAGATCGTACTACACTTCTTGCTTTTTTAAGTAAGACTACATTAGGTAATATAGGGAGTAGTATACTAGCTGTTCTCGTGAGTCTGGCATGTTTTACAACTGCTGTAGGTATCGTTACTGGTACTGCAGATTTTGTAAAGGGTATTTTCCATAATTCTCAAGTAGCCTATAAACTTACAGCCATTTTAGGTGCAATCTTAGGGGTCGTAATGGGACAGCTTAATGTAATGTCCATTATAGCAGTGGCGGTACCTGCGTTAATGTTTATTTACCCAGTTACAATTGTTTTAATCCTACTCAACACGTTTCCAAAGAGATATGCATCACCTTTGGTATTTAGAGGAGTTATTTTAGTGATAATTCTTTTCAGTTCACCAGATTTTTGGTCATCTATAGGTTTTGGAGAACAAATGCTTCCTATACAGAAGGCACTGCCTTTAGGAACTGATAGTTTAGGGTGGTTACTGCCATCGTTCATAATTTTTATAGTGATTAATGTGTATACGCTTTCGCGAAAGCGGTCATAA
- a CDS encoding alpha/beta fold hydrolase, whose amino-acid sequence MNIIHKGASIYYTDEGKGLPVVLLHGFLENKTMWDNFVGPLTHNYRVICIDLLGHGQSECTGYIHTMENMAAAVYAVVSILKISKIQIIGHSMGGYVGIAFAKAFPKITAGLCLLNSTPRPDDLARKKIRTRANEMAKTQYEQLIRMSFVNLFDPEYRKLNNEDISLALEQALKTPIQGYIAANAGMSLRQDHSDFWRKSTIKKGIIVGTTDSIIPSDIEEELFLSYCDFFKNISGGHMLHISNPEQVLIALKGFLNYLC is encoded by the coding sequence ATGAACATCATACACAAAGGAGCCTCTATTTATTATACTGATGAAGGAAAGGGATTACCAGTGGTCCTTTTACATGGTTTTTTAGAGAATAAAACTATGTGGGATAATTTCGTAGGACCTTTAACTCATAATTACCGGGTTATATGTATTGATTTACTAGGTCACGGCCAATCTGAGTGCACTGGGTATATTCATACCATGGAAAATATGGCAGCCGCAGTTTATGCTGTTGTCTCTATACTGAAAATTTCCAAAATTCAGATTATAGGTCACTCTATGGGTGGATATGTGGGAATCGCTTTCGCGAAAGCATTCCCAAAAATAACAGCAGGGTTGTGTCTATTAAATTCTACACCTAGACCAGATGATCTCGCACGTAAAAAGATACGCACTCGGGCAAATGAAATGGCAAAAACGCAATATGAGCAACTCATAAGAATGTCTTTCGTAAACTTATTTGACCCTGAATATAGAAAATTAAATAATGAAGATATTTCATTAGCTCTTGAGCAAGCACTTAAAACGCCAATACAAGGTTATATTGCAGCAAATGCTGGAATGTCGTTGCGACAAGATCATTCTGATTTCTGGAGAAAATCCACTATAAAAAAAGGTATCATAGTAGGAACTACAGATAGTATTATTCCTAGTGATATAGAAGAAGAACTTTTTTTATCCTATTGTGATTTCTTTAAAAATATTAGTGGCGGTCATATGTTACATATCTCTAATCCTGAGCAAGTATTAATCGCTCTTAAGGGTTTCCTAAACTATTTATGCTAA
- the thiL gene encoding thiamine-phosphate kinase, translated as MLEDKNQEHTSLSELGEFGLINHLTKYFKVGQKTTVKGVGDDAAILEFPKEQVLVTTDLLVEGVHFDLSYVPLKHLGYKAVMVNLSDVYAMNAQASQITVSIAVSNRFTLEALEELYAGIQTACTNYKIDLVGGDTTSSQTGLVISVTAIGHCEKGKIAQRSTAKEGDLLVVTGDLGAAYMGLQILEREKAVFKVNPSNQPDLENYTYLIERQLKPEARKDVRAILEELEVKPTSMIDVSDGLSSEVLHLCKNSNVGCNVYEDKIPLDPQVISSCEEFELDSTTIALSGGEDYELLFTISQEDFPKIKANPNFSIIGHMTQESEGIHLITRANTKIELIARGWNALSKKG; from the coding sequence ATGTTAGAAGATAAAAATCAAGAGCACACATCATTATCAGAGTTAGGAGAATTTGGTCTCATAAATCATCTGACAAAATACTTTAAAGTTGGTCAAAAAACAACGGTAAAAGGAGTAGGTGATGATGCTGCAATTCTTGAGTTTCCCAAAGAACAAGTGTTGGTTACCACAGACCTACTTGTTGAAGGAGTACATTTTGATTTGAGTTATGTGCCGCTAAAACATTTAGGATATAAGGCGGTTATGGTCAATCTTTCTGATGTATATGCCATGAATGCTCAAGCTAGTCAAATAACGGTATCAATCGCAGTTTCCAATAGATTTACTTTAGAAGCTTTAGAGGAGTTATACGCAGGTATTCAAACTGCTTGTACGAATTATAAAATCGACCTAGTGGGTGGAGATACAACTTCTTCTCAAACAGGTCTTGTGATAAGTGTAACTGCAATAGGCCACTGTGAGAAAGGTAAAATTGCGCAAAGATCAACAGCAAAAGAAGGTGATTTGTTAGTGGTAACAGGTGATCTAGGTGCCGCTTATATGGGATTACAAATTCTTGAAAGGGAGAAAGCAGTATTCAAAGTAAACCCAAGTAATCAGCCAGATTTAGAAAATTATACATACCTCATAGAAAGGCAGCTTAAGCCAGAAGCAAGAAAAGATGTTCGAGCCATTTTAGAAGAACTCGAGGTAAAACCTACTTCAATGATTGATGTGAGCGACGGTCTCTCGTCAGAAGTATTACATCTTTGTAAAAACTCAAATGTGGGATGTAATGTATATGAAGATAAAATACCGCTCGATCCTCAAGTCATTAGTAGTTGTGAGGAGTTTGAACTTGATAGTACTACGATTGCTTTGAGTGGAGGTGAAGACTATGAATTGCTTTTCACGATTAGTCAAGAAGATTTTCCTAAAATTAAAGCCAATCCTAACTTCTCAATTATAGGTCATATGACTCAAGAGAGTGAAGGTATTCACTTAATTACTCGTGCAAATACCAAAATAGAACTTATTGCTCGTGGATGGAACGCCCTCAGTAAAAAAGGTTAA